In a single window of the Pseudorca crassidens isolate mPseCra1 chromosome 9, mPseCra1.hap1, whole genome shotgun sequence genome:
- the PRSS23 gene encoding serine protease 23 — protein MAGTPGLLLLSVLLCAVGQVSPYSAHWKPTWPAYRLPVVLPQSTLNLAKPHFGAEAKLEVSSSCGPQCHKGSPLPTYEEAKQYLSYETLYANGSRTETQVGIYVLRSGEGESSGKSRRKRQIYGYDSRFSIFGKDFLLNYPFSTSVKLSTGCTGTLVAEKHVLTAAHCIHDGKTYVKGTQKLRVGFLKPKFKDGGRRANDSSSAVPEKMKFQWIRVKRTHVPKGWIKGNANDIGMDYDYALLELKKPHKRKFMKIGVSPPAKQLPGGRIHFSGYDNDRPGNLVYRFCDVRDETYDLLYQQCDAQPGASGSGVYVRMWKRQQQKWERKIIGIFSGHQWVDMNGSPQDFNVAVRITPLKYAQICYWIKGNYLDCREG, from the coding sequence ATGGCGGGGACCCCAGGGCTTCTCCTCCTCTCCGTCCTCCTCTGTGCTGTTGGGCAGGTGAGCCCCTACAGCGCCCACTGGAAACCCACCTGGCCTGCCTACCGCCTCCCCGTGGTCTTACCCCAGTCCACCTTAAACTTGGCCAAGCCACACTTTGGGGCCGAAGCCAAATTGGAAGTGTCCTCCTCGTGTGGCCCCCAGTGTCATAAGGGAAGTCCACTGCCCACTTATGAAGAGGCCAAGCAGTACCTGTCCTATGAAACCCTCTATGCCAACGGCAGCCGCACCGAGACACAGGTGGGCATCTATGTCCTCAGAAGTGGTGAGGGTGAGTCTTCGGGAAAGTCTCGAAGGAAGCGGCAGATTTATGGCTACGACAGCAGATTCAGCATTTTTGGGAAGGACTTCCTGCTCAACTACCCGTTCTCAACATCGGTGAAGTTATCAACAGGCTGTACCGGCACCCTGGTGGCGGAGAAGCACGTCCTCACGGCTGCCCACTGCATACACGATGGGAAAACCTACGTGAAAGGAACCCAGAAACTGCGAGTGGGCTTCCTGAAGCCCAAGTTTAAAGATGGTGGTCGAAGGGCCAACGACTCGAGCTCAGCCGTGCCCGAGAAGATGAAATTTCAGTGGATCCGGGTGAAGCGCACCCATGTGCCCAAGGGTTGGATCAAGGGCAATGCCAATGACATTGGCATGGATTATGACTATGCCCTCCTGGAactcaaaaaaccccacaaaagaAAGTTCATGAAGATCGGGGTAAGCCCTCCCGCCAAGCAACTGCCAGGGGGCAGAATCCACTTCTCCGGTTATGACAATGACCGACCGGGCAACTTGGTATACCGCTTCTGTGATGTCAGAGATGAGACCTATGACCTGCTGTACCAGCAGTGTGACGCCCAGCCCGGGGCCAGCGGGTCCGGGGTCTACGTGAGGATGTGGAAGAGACAGCAGCAGAAGTGGGAGCGAAAAATTATTGGCATCTTTTCCGGGCACCAGTGGGTAGACATGAACGGTTCTCCACAGGATTTCAACGTGGCTGTTAGAATCACCCCTCTCAAATATGCCCAGATTTGCTATTGGATTAAAGGAAACTACCTGGATTGTAGGGAGGGGTGA